The nucleotide window AAGTGAATAGTAATAAATGAATGATAAAGATACCTAAGATCTCTTTAATAGGGGCATTTATATTGTCTCCCCTAATGTACGGTTCCCATCTGTCGACTCCTAAGATGGCACCTCTTTCCCCTTTAGGCTGGACTTGCTTGGGCCTTTAAGCACTGAAGGCACTTCTCAACTATTACATGGGCATCCTTTTTTCGGGCCTTGAAAGGCATCCATCTTAAGATATATTATAGCCCACATCATTTATTCCCCCATCCCAAATGTCTTCTTTTGCGGGAGCCcaaaatttaaacattttgGTCTTAAGTTTAAACTGTTCAAAAAAGGGTGTCCCTTCATCTGCAATCCTTTAGATGCACCGCTTCATTGACCAAGTCTCCTTATACAAAGGTTTTTATGGCGTGTTCGGATAACTCGAAATCCGCCCTACTTTTTATTGGGTCGAGTTCGGGTTTTAAAAATCCAACTTGAATAACCCAATAGGTACCTAattagaaaagggaaaaaattggGGAGggtttatttcataaaattagagGCCTGAATTTGTGCATTTTGCTAATGcaaaaattgagtttattGTTGCTAACTTgctatttatgaaattatatgtttaaaatgtgtttataaattataggtatTGGGctattagttatatttttagttgGAGCAATGGACTTTTGTGATTCTTTGCAATTGCAAGTTATTttgtgaataaaattttattgcttcataataaaataataatagaaaaaaaaattctaacttgCAGAAATTACCCGAACCCAACAGTCGGGTACCCACCCTACTCGGGTTTGGGATTGGGTAGTGTTATACACTACCAGACTAATCTGGTACCCAACCATGTTAACCCGAACTCGATTAACCCGACGATGCCCACCCCTATTTTTAGATTTAAGAATTCATTCTggtgcaatattttttaagaaagattcaaattgatgaataaaaattcGTTCAAAACTTCAAATAGGTATTTGAAGGttcattattttagtttagggtcttattttattgtgtATTTTATACTCTCCTCGCCTTGAACTCTTATAAAGCAAGACAGGTACTACTATGAATTGAATTAAGGGATAGAACCCCCAAAAaacatttttcttataatgaactcttttttatttatttgatttcaatgaatcaaatgaacaaaaaaaaaaagagaccCTATTTTTGATCATTCAAAGTTGACATATATTTATCCAGAATCTCTTCCCTAAGTGCTTTTGCCCGGATTGAtgggaaaatatatatgggggCCTATATAGGAATTcagagaaaatcaaaattaagaaagttaCACAAAGGGTTTTGAATTTGGATCAATTAGTTCCAATGCTTTTAGTAACGAAAGATTTTTTATCTGCCCTTCTGTAGAGAAAAAGTCGATCTATAGAGTTTCAACTTTGAATTTGGATTGAGTTCTTCTTCATCTGCACACACTCACAAGATGGAAGCTGAAGCACCTGCTAACTCCCCTGCAAATAGTGAGGAAGCTCGGATAGACGTTGCTCACAGTATCTAATCTTCTCTAAAAGTTAAAGATATACCAAAATTAGGTGTAATTATCATATTCCCTAGGTTTACACTATTCACATCCACCTGCCACATAGAATTGTGCATCGTCCCCCTCTCAATTGTTTAACTTTACATCTGCCCCTCATATAAGTAGGTTTTCGATTCCCTATAGACGATCTTATTCCCACATTATCAATCACTTAGGAATAAGCCCACCCAACTTGTTCCTAACGCTATGAGGAATATCCTATGCTTCATCATCTGGATGCAATATTCTAATCATGACACCTCTTTCGTGAATTTTTGGGCCTTCTTTTCTATATCACACTCCACTAGGTCTCAAACTCCTAGTTCCTTTTACATAAGTGCTCATCGGAGTATTATTATAGACaacttttcaattatattaggTTGTGGAGTGACAAAATTTTCTATCTCTAGGCCCCTCTTGGTCGTATCTAGAACGTTCCTACCGATTGGTGTTTCCATAAATCGTTGTTTCATTAGTGGGTGCTCCTACTTGGAATGAAAATTTAGTAGAAAATGTTTTTACTGACCATCGGCTTGATGCTAAAAAACTTCTAATGGAAAAAGTTCTCTGGTTTGTTCATTTGATTCCTGTGAACATTAGTAGGAGTTTAGGTAATACCACAACTTTCTTATTTGTTCGCTTCAagttactttttattatttcaaatatggCCAATGAAGGTTTCCAAAGACAAGTTGAATTATTGGCCATGGGCCTAGCCGTTACTGACCATCGGCTTGATGCTAAAAAACTTCTAATGGAAAAAGTTCTCTGGTTTGTTCATTTGATTCCTCTGAACATTAGTAGGAGTTTAGGTAATACCACAACTTTCTTATTTGTTCGCTTCAagttacttttttattatttcaaatatggCCAATGAAGGTTTCCAAAGACAAGTTGAATTATTGGCCATGGGCCTAGCCGCAGGCATCACTTCAGCCTCGAAGTCCTATGCTACACCATAAATTCCAGAACAACGTTGCTGATGAGGGAATCAATTAGGGACCCAATGTAACGGGAGAACATTTGCCCATCCTTATAGTTGATCCCATTACCCAGCACCCTACATCTAGTTCTGGAACGATTTCCGCCCCTAACGATGTCCAAGAGCTTGAGGttgaaaatcaagaactaACTATGTGGAAACGACCTCGTGCTTCTCATTCCCGTACATCCTCTCTCCAAAATCGATAGGCCCCGTGAAGATAAGTCCGTAAGGAAGAAATCTAAGCCTCAAACGAAAAAAGATCCTAGTCCTGTCACTTGTGCTTTTGAGAAACTATGAAAAGTGAAACACTCAGCCCAAGTAGGTCCTCATGAAGAAACTAAGACAAAGTATTTGTTCAATCACCTTATTGCAACACATCCGATGTGCGCATAGATACTGACGTTGGAGAAGTCCCCAGTGCTCGAGATGCTAAGGGGAAAGAGCTGTGAGAGACAAGAAGTCTCCGTCTTCCCGTCTACATGGGCATTGACCGATTAGTCATTTGACATCAGACAAAGTTGCTCGAGCTAACAGTTGATTGGAGGTTTCCTATCGTTATTTGAGGAGGCTAGGGCTGAAATTGGTGAAAAACTGTTTTATATACTCAACTAGCTTGCAATGAACAATCCTTAATTCCTGATTGACCCGCGAGTGTCAGAAAATAGCTTGGTATTTGACAGCCATGTAGGAGAGACTTCTTTTGAATCATACAAGGTTTGTCTCCTTCCTAAGGACTAAGTAGTCTTGGCAATGCTTCATCACCCCCGCATGGAGATGATGGGGGCTCATCTTCATCACCAAGTAAGTCTTATAAAGTTTCATCTCATATCCAgtgcattttttgtttcaatgctaacttgtttcttttttaagatGGTCAGTGTTCTGCATTCCCTTAGTCTATAATGCTCTTATTAGAGATACGACCGTGGGGACGTGGAGGAATGGATGCAAGCTTTAGAGGACACAAACCAAAATCTTGAAGAGGATCTAAAGAAAGTTGAGCTTGCATTTTCTAACATAGAACCAGAACTGGGAGAAGCTCACTGCCCTCACTTCTTAGGACACCCTTACAAAGAAGTTAAGAGTAGAAAAACTGCTACTCTCTAAAATAGAGATCTTCCAAGAATCTTTATGATTGGagcttttaaaattgggggtCAACCATGAGACTCTTTGTGCTAAAGAGGTTAAATCCTTTGTTGTCTTGTGAGAGGGAAAGAAGATTTTCTCAAGGTTGATTGAATATGCAGCCCTTGTAAAGCAGGCTCGGATGAACGGGCTCGAGACTTCATGAGATCTTGCACCTTTGATTCCATCATCGTGAAGAAAACCACCAATGAGGGTTTTCTGAGATTTTACAAATGCTTGGATCAACTAAAATGTCTTGGAGGCTTGAAAGATAGCTTCCACCCTAACCAAGTCAACTTCTTAAACGACTCCAATCTTCAAGATTATCCTCAGAACTCATCTACTATTCATGAGTTGGAAGATGATGAGTTTGTGCAGCTGACCGACTTACCTCCCTCCTATAAACAATGTGGTTTCCTCTTCCTAGACGAACTTAGGAACTCAAtagaaaatcttatttttattttgtgaaaaatgttCTATAAAGGGCATTTTGTTTATACTAGGCGACCTTCATACAACTATGCACTTTGTATACCATATGTTGTTCATTATATCTCTTCTCTTTTGTGCTCATATTGCAAATACCTTTAATGGATCTCTTAGGATCTTAGTCTTAGTTGTGTTGCCCGATCCTTGATCTACAAAATCTAGGATGGATGCAGGATAGTACAACATTCGTACAATATTGTTTATGATCACCAAATCTTTACCATTCGTACAAGATAATACAACATTCTTACTAGCTTTGTTTAGATCTATGAAACAGTACACATCTGTCATTTCCCTATTCCTTTTGGCACGAGCAAGACATTTGACAACCATTTGGTGTACTGAACGTCTTCTATGTAACTTGCTTTCAACAACTTTTCCACCTCTCCAgcaaaaattttgtttgtttctgaCCCAAAcgcctatttttttttcaccgGCTTGATAGAGGGATGTACATTCAGACAATGTTCAATTACTCTTGGGTCTATCCCTTGTAAGTCTAAGGGTTTCTATGCAAAAATGTGAGCATGTTTTCCCTTAAAAGGTTGATCATCAGTAGCTTTATTAGATCATCCATCTAGGTCCCGACCTTCGTTGTTTTGGAAAGGATTTCCAAGGAATAGTTCAATCTCTTTATTCTCTATTAGATTGTGTAGAATGAtccctttcttctttttcacaCCCTCCGTCCTGTATttgttttctctattttccCTACCTTCTTCTAGTCTACTCCCCACATGCAACATTGCAACATTCTCTAGCCAGCCTCTAATTCCNNNNNNNNNNNNNNNNNNNNNNNNNNNNNNNNAATTTTATCTTCTAATGGAAAATAGATACCACAACTTGGAAAAAATTAAGTCTAGGTCTGCCTAACACTATGTTGTAAGCAAACGGTTCATCTACAACTAGGTATTTTATCATTATGGTTCTTCCAATCGGCTCAACCCTCAGAGACATAGGTGATCGATGGAGCCTAATGGCATTAGTTCGTCCCTCCGAAACCACGTAGTCGGGTCATCACCTGCTTTAGAGTCAAAATATCTAGGCCCATTCTAACTGGAGCATTCAATAGTATGATATATACTAAACTGCCATTATCAACCAAGACCTTCTTTACATCAAAATTTGCTACATCCATAACTATAAGTAATGGATTATCTTGCAGTCCTTCTACCCCCTCTAAATCATATCTTGAAAGTTATAGTTTCTCTCCCATGAGTTTTGTACACTGCAAACATAAAGCTATGTTGAGAATGTGAATTTCAGGCATACCTTTTCTGGCATTCCTTGGATCTCCTCCCGTTAGACCACCCGAAATAGTGTTGATCACTCCTATCTTGGGTTGATTTTAGCACTATCCCGTCTTCTACCTTGCCCTACATATCCTACATTCTGCATTTGTAAATTGTTTACAGGTTACCTCGATCAACTTCTAAGTCGGGCCTCTTGATTCTTGGTTGTTCTTAACCATGGGACCCTGGCATGACCCTCTTGCATCATGAATTGCTTTAGAAACCCTTGGCGTATGAGCCTTTCAATCCATCTCTTAACTGAAAACACTTTTCAGTATTGTGGCCTACATCTTTATGGAAATGGTAGTACTTGTAAATCTTCCTCGTCTGTCACTCCTTCATCGCATAGGTCATCTTAGAACGTTCGACCTTTCGAAAATCAATAAGGTATGTCCTCTGGATACATAAAATGGACTAGAGTTGGTGAGATTTGGGTGTGTGATTCTGTCTCTGTTTTCCTTGGGATTATTTGTTCGTTTCTCCTTCATTGCCAGTATTTCTTCCCTATTGATATACTGTTCCGCTAGTTCATTCAACTCTTCTACCGTTGCAGAGGGTTTCTTGCTAATCAGACGCCAATGGTCTCTTCGGAAGTTCATATATCAATATACTCGTgatcatttctatcttcaaaTCTTGGACCTCCAACATCACGTTATTGAAATAATGCATGAAATTTCTTAACGACTTACTGTTCTTTTGTCTAATATGAAAAGATAGGTGGTGAGTTTTTTTGGCTGTCTTTTTACTAGCAAATTGGTGCAAGAACTTGCGTACTAGATTTTCATAGGACATTACAGTTGACCCAGATAATGATGTATTCCTAGGACCAACCTTAGATAGCGGTCACAAAATTGCATCTATTCATTGCGTCCTTCAATCTATATAACTGCATTATGTGATCGAAAGATGTTATGTGCTCTTGTGGATCCTTGTTCCCATAATATTTGGGCAAATCCAGAACTTTGAGACCTTGTGGGACATGTTTATTAGTTATTTCAGCCACAAATAGTGATTCTCTCATAGTAAGAACCTCCGGTATCTCCGcgcttcttttccttttatcgTTTTTCCGTTCTACCTCACCATATTCTTTTGGTCCTtgtttctcttcttcctcttcaaaTAACCTTCATAACGATACACCTCTTTCTCAACGATTTTCCATTCACACACTCATTAGTTCTTTCTTTATTGTGGTGGGCATCAGATCCCTCAATGCCTCCGGCATCAGTTGTATCATTGCCTGATGTTCAAGAACATCGTGCCAACCCGCGAAGGTCTTTGGATAATTAACTATTTCTTTTCTCGATCTTTGAACCCCCTCTAAAGGTTTTGCTCCCCCTCGTTCCATCCTTGGCTTGGATCTTCAAATTGTTTCTCATAGACAGTGccaaaataaagtatttggtTGTACTCCACGTATTAGATAAATGTAAACAAATTGGAGACTTACAGAAAACACGGCCAGGCCGAACCAGGCGGCATTGTTCCTGGCCGTTCTATTTGCGACAATATTCTCTTGGCACAAGAACTGCTCACAGGTTATAATCAGCAGCGATTACCACCTCGATGTGCTCTTAAGGTGGGTCTACAAAAGGCCTATGACACAGTTGAATGGGACTTTCTGCTCGTTGTGCTTTAATTATTCGGATTTtcgaatcaaatcatccaATGGATAGAGGAGTGTATTACTACcacttcattttctgttgggaTCAATGGAAAGCCACATGGTTTCTTTGTGGGATCAAGGGGCCTTCGACAAGGAGACCCAATGTCGTCTTACTTATTTGTTTTGGTCATGGAGGTGTTGAATCTCATCCCACAGCAGTTGATTGATCAAGACATGGGATTTGCCtttcattggaaatgtgagcccACGAGATTATTCCACTTAAGCTTTGCAGATGACCTATTGTTGTTCTGCAAAGCTGAAGCTGATTCGGTGCAAGTGCTCAAACGTGGACTAGATACCTTTGGTGATTTGTCTGGGTTTCGAGTTAGTTTACAAAAGAGCCACTTGATCATCTTGCGTTCGGCACATGGGATCTGGGAGCACTTGCGGTGCTCCAATTTTAGGAGAGACACTTGCCAATGAAATATTTAGGTTTGCCCCTCCTCTCTTCACGCCTTACTCTTGCAGATGTAAGCCGATACTCGCCAAAATGGATCAGCGTATTAAGGGATGGGAGAACATATCTTTATCCAATGCTGGATAATTGCAAATCATCAAGACCGTCCTTACTTCTTTGAGTGTCTATTGGGTCTCTACTTGCCCAAAGGTATCATCAGGGAGATTGAGAAGCGACTTCAAGCATTTCTATAGAAGGGAACATTGAATAGTGGGTATGCAAAAGTTGGCATGGGAGCTTGTTTGTCGACCAGTTAATGAAGGTGGCCAAGGGGTTCGGGGCACTGCTACATTTAACCGCTCACTAATGTGTCTTAAATTATGGACTGTAATCCATGGTGATAGCGTGCCCGTATGGGTCAACTGGATACACCATACTTGCCTTCGAGAGATGTCCATTTAGACGGTATCGGAGCGGGGGGCTCTTGGGGCTGGAGTAAACTTCTCCGATTACGTCCTCTATTACGACCTCTTATAGACTACCGTGTTGGTGATGCGGCATCACTCTATTTAAGGCAGAATCCTTGGCATATGTTTGGGTCACTTGTTCATCGCTTCCTGTGGGATCCACAGCTTACCAACATACTAATGACGGACAAGGTTAATATGGTGATGGAGGATGGTCACTGGCACTGGCCTTTTCTCACTGATATTGAGTATTTGGAGATTCTTCTTAATTTACCTCCTACTTTTGGCGGCACTGTCTATCTTTCGTGGGATCGTAGAGTACACCGACAGCTGCATTAATCATTCGCTCTCCTAGGACTCCAGAGCTCACAATAGGTTGGTTTTCACTACTCTTGGGTTCCTTCAAAATACCCATACATGCCTTTGTTCTCTGGCTGACTATCCTTGGCAAACTGTCCACTATGGACAAACCTTGGCTCTCCCACTGGGGTACTTCTTGTGTTTGACGACACTCCCAAAATACATACCCACTTGTTCTTTCTGTACAGATACTCGAAGCAATGCTTGAGGGTGATTCGACAAACCCTCCGTTTTGACTGGCCTAACCGACCTTGGCCGACTGATATCATATAGACAATGCATAGGTGGAGGGGGAAACATTGTATATCGGCTTCATATCATACTTTGCTGGTTGTCAAGGACGTAAGGCAGAGAATACTGAGTGTTGATCTTTCTTACTATGTTAGCACTCATGCGCTTTATCTTGTATGGTGGATCCCTTAGCCTGTTGAGAGATCCGTCTAATTATGAGggttgttgtactgtactgtacttttaattaatgaaatttacatttaacaaaaaaattatatatagtataacaaatttttgtacacgattttcattttctcaatATATCCTTCTCACATTTTATTGCACGAtggatatttttcattattcatctcaaaattccattccaataaattattttttagtcgTGTGGCTTCATTAAATACTTAAACCTTCCCTCTAGAGttgattctttatttatattttattttatgtggtATAATCAATCACATACGCAACTTATTATCTTAAATGCGAAAatgactttaattttattgtacgtaactttatttaaaaaaattgaactaacCATTTTCCATATATATCACCATACTTTATGTCCACGCGATTTCTCTACTTGAACGTAGAAACAAAATTTCCCTACGTTTTACTTGAAATCGTCATCTCAAACGTCATACTGTCCAACTCTTGTCCTCTTACTGTGCTtcatattttggaaaattgtTCTGTAAATTAAGTTTGGTTAAATCTTAAtcaattatcatatatttattatattacaattaaaaaaataattaattatagagtaaatataataaatttattatatgattaatttgattcggtcaaatttttgaaaatttttgtccGATTAAGTTCGATCAAACCTAAACAAATCATATAGCAAGTGTAATACATCTATTTgtgattgaaatataattcaaaaaaaatgattaattatggaacaaatataacatatttactatgtaattatttgattcgatcaaatttaatcaacagaACTTTCCCATATTTCCTAACTTCTTTAAGCTTTCAAATCGTGAACTCCTATAGTGATAAAACCACCAAAAATCACATTCTCTATATAAATACCATACTCCTCGCTAACCTCATTCAATCTCTCACGCATAAAACACAAACATTTTGCTACATCAATGGCCAGCCACCACGTCCTCCTTGTGACATTTCCAGTTCAAGGCCACATCAATCCAGCCCTCCAATTTGccaagaagctcatcaacaTGGGCATTGAGGTCACCTTTGCCACAACCGTACTCGCACGGCAGCGCATGGAGAAAGCCGCCGCCAGCAGCCTACCAAAGGGCCTGACTTTTGCTGCCTTTTCCGATGGACTTGACGATGGATTCAAAGCCAGCAACGATCCCCAGAAATACATGAGGGAGATAAGACGTCGAGGCACCAAGTCTCTGAAAGATACTGTCCTATCTGCTGCCGAGCAGGGCCGTCCCATCACGTGCTTGATTTACACTCTCCTCCTACCGTGGGCGTCGGAGGTGGCGCGCGAGGTCCACATCCCCAGTGCGCTTCTCTGGATCCAAGCCGCCACTGTGTTGGACATTTACTACTACTATTTCAATGGCTTTGGGGATGAAATTATTGCCAGCTCCAATGACCCCTCGTGGAAACTGCAGTTGCATGGAATTCCAATATTGCTATCCCAATGCGACCTTCCATCTTTTATGCTTCCGACAAGCTCCGACAATTATAGCTTTGCTCTTACAGTTTTCAAGGAACAGCTCGAAACATTGGATGCCGAAACGAAGCCAAAAGTGCTTGTCAACACTTATGATTCATTGGAGCCTGATGCGCTCAAGGCCATTGACAGGTATGAGTTAATTGGAATTGGACCCTTGATTCCTTCTGCTTTCTTGGATGGTAAAGATGCTTCAGATACTTCGTTTGGTGGagatctttttcaaaaatctgATGACTGCATAGGATGGTTGAACTCGATGCCCAAATCTTCAGTTATTTATGTGGCTTTCGGCAGTATCTTGAGTCTGCCAAGAGCTCAGATGGAGGAGATTGCAAAAGGGCTACTAGACAGTAGTAGGCCATTTCTGTGGGTAATACGAGTGAACGAAAAAGCCAATgaggagaagaaagaagaagatgagAAGTTAAGTTGCATCGAGGAATTGGAAAAAGCGGGGAGAATTGTGCCATGGTGTTCTCAACTTGAGGTTCTAACGCATCCATCGTTGGGGTGTTTCATGACACACTGTGGGTGGAATTCAAGTCTTGAAAGCATATCATGTGGCGTCCCGATGGTGGCTTTTCCCCATTGGACAGATCAATGTACCAATGCTAAGTTGATTGAAGACGTATGGAGGACGGGTGTTAGAGTGAGACGCAACGAAGATGGAGTGGCGGAGAGTAGTGAGATAAGGAGGTGTATTGAGGAAGTGATGGATGGAGGGGAAAAGAGCAGAGAACTGAGAGAGAATGTTGAGAAATGGAAGGGTTTGGCCAGAGAAGCAGTGGAGGAGAATGGATCTTCTAATAAGAATTTGAAAGCCTTTCTTGAAGGAGTTGGAGCTGCAGGTTGTTAGTCTTTCCATTCTCAATTACCATTGTTagtctttcttctcttttctgaTGGACAATAGGATACTATGTAAACATCAGATCAAACTGTAATATCAACCACCATTTTgtcatcataatttattactttgcACTTTACACTTAAGAATTTGGAACAAAAACAATTGTATTGCCCTTCACaaagttattgaattttgattcaCAAATATGCATAATCTCAAATTTCATCAATCTTATTCATATATAGAGGTGTTATTTAAGTCCAGTCATTACGATGGTGGCGGTTGCCCACATCTCCAAGAGCGGCCTTCACCTAGGCTACCGCCACGATGGTGGCTCAGGGGACTTTGGGCGACggcatttttcattaattttttaaaaaatttaaaaaatgatttaagaaaaagaaaattttgaaaatgataaaaaaaattgatttaaaagtttaaatagtaaaaaaaaaaatattaaattttcattgtaaatacatatactagtaagttaaatttaaattatttataataaataatttattaaaatatattcaaattaaata belongs to Sesamum indicum cultivar Zhongzhi No. 13 unplaced genomic scaffold, S_indicum_v1.0 scaffold00186, whole genome shotgun sequence and includes:
- the LOC105179652 gene encoding crocetin glucosyltransferase, chloroplastic-like; the protein is MASHHVLLVTFPVQGHINPALQFAKKLINMGIEVTFATTVLARQRMEKAAASSLPKGLTFAAFSDGLDDGFKASNDPQKYMREIRRRGTKSLKDTVLSAAEQGRPITCLIYTLLLPWASEVAREVHIPSALLWIQAATVLDIYYYYFNGFGDEIIASSNDPSWKLQLHGIPILLSQCDLPSFMLPTSSDNYSFALTVFKEQLETLDAETKPKVLVNTYDSLEPDALKAIDRYELIGIGPLIPSAFLDGKDASDTSFGGDLFQKSDDCIGWLNSMPKSSVIYVAFGSILSLPRAQMEEIAKGLLDSSRPFLWVIRVNEKANEEKKEEDEKLSCIEELEKAGRIVPWCSQLEVLTHPSLGCFMTHCGWNSSLESISCGVPMVAFPHWTDQCTNAKLIEDVWRTGVRVRRNEDGVAESSEIRRCIEEVMDGGEKSRELRENVEKWKGLAREAVEENGSSNKNLKAFLEGVGAAGC